The following are encoded together in the Verrucomicrobiota bacterium genome:
- a CDS encoding response regulator — protein sequence MLLLVEDEPFVAHYMTLVLSQGGYNVAVAFNAESAWALFQRQALRVRAVVTDLRLPGGWNGLELARRVRQAAPDTPVLLVTGDHPSVLLDPRYRLLLKPFSGEALGATVRQMLEAEGPFGAAEAGAP from the coding sequence GTGCTTCTCCTCGTGGAGGATGAGCCCTTTGTGGCCCACTACATGACCTTGGTGCTGAGTCAGGGTGGTTACAACGTGGCCGTGGCCTTCAACGCTGAGAGCGCCTGGGCCCTCTTCCAGCGGCAAGCCCTTCGGGTGCGAGCTGTGGTGACCGACCTCCGCTTGCCGGGCGGTTGGAACGGGCTGGAGTTGGCGCGGCGCGTGCGCCAAGCCGCCCCCGACACGCCGGTGCTGCTGGTGACAGGCGATCACCCCTCGGTGCTCTTGGATCCGCGCTATCGCCTGTTGCTCAAGCCATTCAGTGGGGAGGCCTTGGGGGCCACCGTGCGTCAGATGCTCGAAGCCGAAGGTCCCTTCGGGGCCGCCGAGGCGGGCGCCCCATAA